ttcgtccgcagaacacaaaagaagatattttgaagatcgtTAAAAAAACTTAAAGGTCAAGTTTATGATTTTTAGCAACATAGCggtaaggttgcgaattgcaaccaacagttcactccaccgctcgcccctccctttcaaagcactacagtggctgataCAGGGCTAAAATGTCGttacgttttcacttctttgccaaaggagataacgtatttacaaaacaggcTCTGTGTATTGTctcagtttgtccatttagggttactgtagaaacaacatggcgaattccatgttaggggacccgcggtgtatagCTAGAActgatagaaatagctcattttaaggtaataaaaacataatgcttcatttaaggtctttatacacctctaaattatattgcatttctgtcaatagatcctccaaaaaaattacacattggacctttaattttAGAACTTTGCCAGGTGTTGTCTTAGTTGcactatttttaattaaattacaagAATGATTTTTAGAGTCTCTGAGAGGTTTATTTAGTTTATGGGTGATTAATACAATAATACTTGCTTCCAGAGATCAGCATGGCTCCCAGCATTGCGTCATAAggctttataaaataaatggactTGTAAATCAGccgggcagtgttggcttgctcattCATCAttgctgcatttatttattattagatattaatTATTGGAAttatcttgcttggtctataaacaccatgcactgtgctgtgttttacctatctgtgtctttctgtttttcttatttgctcctgtaaagctgctttggaacaatgcacattgtgaaaagctctatataaataaattgaattgaattgaatccaGAGGTTTATGGAACTGGGCAATAGTTATCAGAAAGGCTAGTGTTAGGTCACCATTGGACAGAGTTCCTGGAACATGTGTATGTGataaagcaaaaacatgaaAGGACCAAAGTGCTCCTTAGCCTTCTGATGCATCAGGGAGCTTTTAACCAGAAGAGATTTGTAAACTTTCATGCTTGTCTAAGCTCATCAGTTGTGGTTCTTGTATATCAATGCACCTGTTGATAGTTCATTTATATTCAACTTTAGCTTTCAGATTGGGACAGTGATAGCTTTTCACTTCCCATTCCAACATCTGCCCCCATCTAGGGTTTCCATCCCAGTAACAATGTGTGGATGGACAGATTAAATGCCAAATACCAGATTATAAACACTAGATCAAGCGTGTctataataaatgatcaataatccaaaaacaatatttatataataagaGATATGATTTTTGAATATGTGATAAGTGAATAAACCTAACCTACCACTGTTTGTATGTTGCTCTTCTCATATATGGTAGAGGATTTTTAAGAACATGATCGCCATGTATTCTGTTTCATGGCCCCACTGGCATTTTTCCCCAGCATCTGTAGTTTTTATGACCATCTTTCTCAAAAGCTTCAGTAATTGAGTCTTTTTGCTCTGTGGAAACCACCACGGCTTAGTGATGAAACAACTGCTCTTTCATAATTCTTCCCCCAAAGATTACAACTGGCCCTTAGTTTTGGTTCACGCAGGGTTCGTGGCATTCAGATCAGTGCCCATTTTGCCCTTGCCAAGATGATGGCATGAACTCAGTCCAACCGCCATTCAAGAGGCCGCCCAAGGGTGCCGTCATGACTTCAGCAATGTTTATGATGTATCCCGCAAAAGAACATACTGGCAGAGGTATGGAGTATAAAACACAATCTTCAGCCACAGTATGGGTGGTGTGGCTTACACAGTTGCTTATATGGTCAGAACTGAAGCTCTAACATTCAAAAACGAGGAAAAAAGGCAGTACCCAACATTTCATACGCAACCCTGTTATTAAGATGATTAGCAGGGCAAGAGTAGGGGAAGCTCTCTTTGAGCTGGCAGCGTTCCATCCAGTGGAGTTTAGCAGACGGGCTAAGTGTGGAGAAAGAGCGAGACAGCCCCCTCAGAGTGGATATCTGTGGGAGGAACATTGGGGGAACCAGGTTCAAAGGGGTATATGGTGTCTACATGGAGGTAGTTAagaccataaaaattatagtaCTCTACAAAGAATGGATTCCGGTGGAAAACAagactctctcacacacacacacacttactcaGATGAGCTCCTATTTTTCCTTCACTCTGGCTCATGTCCTGTCCTGCATCTGTAGTGATTTTACAGAGCTTTGAGGGAGAGCTATTATTCCATAGGAATTCTGTCTCCATCAATTAAATGGTAGGACAAATATCCTTGCTGTAATGAGGACACATCCCTGCAGCTAATAGGCATTCCCTGTTACTTCATGCTCTCACGTACCAGACTCAAAGACCATTTGCCAAGGACTTAATGTTGTAAAACAGCACATGTCCTGAAAGGTATGTGCTTCATGGGGTGGTGATCTTATGTGTCTACTAGTGCATGCATTTGCAAAAGGACCATATGGTGAAATGAGAGCAGACTGGCAGTGTCTATAAAAATGATGAAAGGCTGTTGTAAATCCAACAAGCCTGACCAAACAAGGCTTTCCATGACCAATGCTCTGCTGTGAAACACTGCGATCCAAATCTTGGAACAGGGAAAATCTTCATACATCATACGAAATCACCGCTTTCGTAACATTTTCCAGAAAGGACATGCACATTAGTTTTTTCTTAAAACAAGCGGTTCATTAATGCCTTAATGCCTCCAAGTAGACATTATTACAATTCAGACAGTGCACCGGATGTACAGTATGAGTGTATTCAGCGGTTGAGTGGAATGACTGACTCTCTACAGGAAGGAGAAAGTTCCTGATGCTGAAGCAGAGCAGCTCCTGCTCAGTCTCATGCTCTGTCACGACCTTTAGTCATCACTCGGCAATCCTCTTTAGGTAATCGTCACATGGATCTGAGGAGTCTCTGAAGACGTCCGGTACAAATACAGCACCCTCTTTACAAAGGCCTGTCAACCACACCTCCACGACAAATTGAAGAGTTGCGGTGTGCGCCATTGTCTCTGGGTTTAATGGCCCATTTAACCTATTCCTCTTGCATGTTGTTGTtactaaaacatattttaatgcatcattacaaaatacaaacataagcATTTCTTAAAGTCCTTAACGGGAACAGACTACAGGTTTATGCAAAGGAATATATTTTCATTAACTGTTTGAAtgaatgagttttttttttcaagttttgaAAAAAAGGGATTAACTGTTTTTCCTTTTACTATGCTGGACTACATTCATTTAGAAAAAAGAAGGATTAGCCTATACATACCTAACCTTCTGAACATCTTCCTTGCCCAACCTAATTGTATAACGTGTAGCACTAAATGACTACAAACCCATGCTATTTTAATGACAACCCCCGTTATGTGTGCTGCCAGTTATGTGTAAGTGAAGAAGTGACGGGCTTGTAATTTGAGAGTGGGACCTGGGGTATTATTATCTGAACCTAGCACAAAGTCTGAACAGTCCAGATGTTGAAACAGACACAAGCAGGGACACTACGAGGGTTTGTGTGTTTTCCTATGGTCTGTTAGTTTCCCCGAACAAACACAGACTGTTTAAACGGAAAGGAAAGTTGCGATCCAGCGCTGTGGTGTTTTTCTTTACTCTATTGATTTAGCCGCGTCTCGTGTCGCGATTGCGCGGCATTTTACGCTCCGGACATGCGTAGGATTGGAGAGGGAAGGCTCGTTTGAAGAACCGACGTGAACGTACTTTGACTTTGATAAGGCAGAGGTGGCACGATGGCTTCTCCTCTGTTCATACTAACAGCATGTTTGGTTTTATTGCGTCTTGGAGGGGCTTTCTTTTCGGGACCTCTGCACCCGGAGATGTCTAACGGCACCTTTCATCATTATTTCGTGCCGGATGGGTACTATGAAGAAAACGACGATCCCGAGAAATGTCAGATGCTCTTCAAAATGACCGACGAGCGCAAATGCACCCTGGACGAGGACCAGGACTCGGTGATCCGTGACGATTTTACCATTATTAAGCGTCACATCGAGGACGCGGCGCGGGTGCTCGAGGGCATCGGGAAAAGCATTTCCTTTGACCTGGACGGGGAAGACAGCTATGGGAAATACCTGAGGCAAGAGACGACTCAGATCGGCGAGGCGTTTTCCAACTCCGAGAAATCTCTCCTGGAGCTGGAGGTGAAATTTAAACAGAGTCAAGAAAACGAGTTGAAAGAGGAGCACAAGATCAGCGATGACTTCCTCAGCATGATCGTGCACACGCGGGACGTGCTGAAGGAGACGCTGGACATCTCGCTGGGACTCAAAGACAAGCACGAGCTACTGTCACTGATCATCCGGAGTCACGGGACCCGGTTAAGCCGTCTGAAAAACGAATATCTGAAGGTGTAGAGGAATAATGCCGCTTTGTCTTTTTTCTGGTAGGGCATTTGACAAAAATGATGCAGCTGTTTTGTGCAATAAATGAAAGCCAATATTCACTTAATAGCAGCAGTCATATTTGATGGACAGGCATTATTAGTTGGTAATAATAAGGATGGTATCTCTGTCTAACCAATATAGTGTTTTACCTctaaaaaacatacagaaagTTGAGTTAGTGCTGGGTTTTAAGGATGCAGGCTGTGTTGGCATTATTGAACGTTTCACAGAAAATTCACATAAACAGAAGGAATATAGTTTTCATTGTTCattgtacatttttactttCACAGCCATATTCAGTTTATTACAAAGCATGTTTCCGGAATAGTTTTAACTGACAATCCTCCAAAACATAAGTGCATAAAAATTAtattcaaaataataattttattattattgcttttaaaaacacttggatgaaaaaaacaatttgtcctttgtacattacattttgtgtgccataagaaatattttattatgagtttttaaaacattaaactgtgattgtttatatttatgaaaatgtattcatttcaaAATTCTTGTAGTCCTCTGAAAAGTCACAGGGAAAAGGACCATCTGGGATGACACATTCCCTGACAAACCAAGATGACTGCAGGCAGGAATATTGGACTTTAAACGTTCTATGTGTGTAGTTCCTTTCCTGAGATATATGTTGTGTTTATtccttttgtaataaaaatcttTACGgtcatttgtatgtgtgttcaaGAAAATCACATTGCCATAGACATACTGTAGTTTCATTGAATTAAAGCTTAAACTGCCTGGTCTAATGAAGTCAAAACATGTCAAGTGAAGGGATATGTGTGCTGGAGACAGCTTTACACCTTCTGACAGTAGTTTGACAGGGTAGAGTCTGAGTTTCAGagttaaaaatgatgtcatgcaTGTTGAGGTTAACGTTGATTTCAATCATATTCTAAAAGGTGTTGGGGGGGTGGGGTTGGGGTGTTAGGGGCATCAACAGACATCGTAGACAGAAATCCCCCCATAAACATGCATTACACGGCAATCCAGAAATAAACATGCATTACACGGCAATCAAAAATGTTGGAACTGATGCTGTGATCTTtcagtttgtgtgtatgtatcagagagaaagagaaaattgAAAAATTCTTGGCTACATGCACATTAAATGACTAATTTAATTAATGATTAAAACTATAGGCAAAATGTTTCTTTGTCGTGCTAATCAAAGTAAGTTTTATCAGTATGCAAACACAAAGTATCAGTAAATTGTGTTATCAAAGTCCCCAAACAACATAATGTTGTTTGTACTTGAATCAACTAATCCTAACCAAAAAACGTGATttaacaaattaacaaaaatTTGTTAACCTACAAAATCCATACTCTAAAGGTCCAAAATCTAATTCTATGTTTGATCAAGGAATAAAAGCTGATGGGAcattaatatactgtagttgTGAATAAAAGGGTAAAAAAGGCACATTTTATTAACACATTTTAGtattattgatgttgttttacatttaaaaaaaagtgttcagTCAAAGTCATTGTTCAGGTgacatttgtttgctttggtaGACATGGACCGTTTTCCACACATCACAATTCTCAAAAATACACATCAAACgtgtattttcatgtatttctgTAGAGAATGAAGTTCATTAAATAGTTGACACACAGTCATAAATTCTTTACATTAAATTGCCACAAAGACAAGAAATGTAAGTATCATCTACTTGAGTATTGTGTTAAGGATCTTAAATATACAAGATAAGATTTGGGAGACACAATTACTCAGTAAAATTGAAGGAAGGAGTTTACTCAATCAACTGCGTACAGTGAATTTATTAGTGTAACACTACATTATGTATGTTCATGTACACTGAACAAGATACTAGAtctgtgaacaatatttgagagaaataggcctttgtGTAGcctacatagaaaaagtcttagatctttgagttcagctcatgagaAATGGGGGCTAAAAACAAAAGTGTGGCAAACAGTGTTTTGTTCAGTGTAATAACAGCCGCAATTAAATCTTAGGAACAAAAATCGATATGTCCAGCAAATCTGCACGTAGGTTTGTCTAAGTGACAGTCAAAGTCTAGCTCATTACAGACAGTgcgatgtgtgtgtgcagtaacagcagcagcagcagctatAGTAACCTTTTACCCACTTCCACTGCCGCGAGTTCTCACGCTTCCTCAGCTCTATATAAAGCTCCAATAACCGAGGCTTTATTTACCCCATCGTCACGGTAAGTGTTAACACTTTTCgtttaaacattttgaaatggaaataaCAGTATATCTGGACGTTTCATTCGAAAGCACTGACTGGACCTCTGTACGGATGTGAGAGTGATGAATGAAACTATTGCTTGCTTGCAGTTGTACAGTTTAGCTGTTGTGCTTGTATATACGCATCATATCCCAATTTTATAACGGAAACCCCAGGTTACAGGTAGGAAAATTAATTTTGTCACACGTATCATGTGTTTTATATAACCACGCGATCAGAGGGTGAGAACTGAAGTACCCGGAAGCAACAAAGGCAGATCAATATTTCAATACTGAATGAGGATCATAACTTTTATTGTTGTCACATGGTAATCGTCACAATGTTTGTGTCCGTCTACGTCGATGTACCTGCTGTATATGTCGTCATCGTTTATCTGGCGGCGTTGTTGTGTTGATAAGGGGAATAGAGTGATGGTGACCTTTCACCTACTTCTGTATTCACTGCGATACGTGGGTCACATGAGCTAAGGTGTGTGCATTACATAAGATACTAGGATACTATTGGAACTGTACAAGTGATATCTGGAGAAAATCGAAGAGGAAACTAATAATTAATTAAGAGAAATATTAGGCTAATGACATTGTAGATGTAGGTTGTAttcccttaaagtgatagttcacccaaaaatgaagattctgtcatttactcaccctcttgtcatttcaaatctgtatgactttcattcctccgcagaacacaagagaagatattttgaagaatgttgttaaccggcatccattcacttgcattggttttgtgtccatacaatagaagtgaatgggtgccggcgctgttctaTA
This region of Triplophysa rosa linkage group LG1, Trosa_1v2, whole genome shotgun sequence genomic DNA includes:
- the fibinb gene encoding fin bud initiation factor; amino-acid sequence: MASPLFILTACLVLLRLGGAFFSGPLHPEMSNGTFHHYFVPDGYYEENDDPEKCQMLFKMTDERKCTLDEDQDSVIRDDFTIIKRHIEDAARVLEGIGKSISFDLDGEDSYGKYLRQETTQIGEAFSNSEKSLLELEVKFKQSQENELKEEHKISDDFLSMIVHTRDVLKETLDISLGLKDKHELLSLIIRSHGTRLSRLKNEYLKV